The Rhodopseudomonas palustris genome window below encodes:
- a CDS encoding phosphorylase, whose product MILGARGDAAAERDPRPVLIVTGLIQEAKIAEGPGLTVICSSSDPKQLRRMMASFDASSIRGVISFGVAGGLDPSLKAGDVVIATQVVAGERRWASEVSLSDELLRSAGLGRQRVVRGGLVGAEQVVAARAAKALLHLETGAAAVDMESHIAADYAEAARLPFAALRVISDPASRSLPQMVSTAIKPNGDIDLRKVLSGLARHPTSIRSLVSTGIDFNRALRSLRGCRSFVLDAVIGGGGGSSSGGLVAADL is encoded by the coding sequence GTGATTCTGGGGGCTAGGGGCGACGCGGCCGCGGAGCGAGATCCGCGACCGGTTCTGATTGTGACGGGGCTGATCCAGGAAGCGAAAATCGCTGAAGGGCCGGGTCTCACGGTCATCTGCAGCAGTAGCGATCCGAAGCAGTTGCGCCGGATGATGGCGAGCTTCGATGCGTCGTCGATCCGCGGCGTCATCAGCTTCGGCGTCGCCGGCGGGCTCGATCCGTCGCTGAAAGCCGGTGATGTCGTGATCGCGACCCAGGTTGTGGCGGGTGAACGTCGCTGGGCCTCGGAAGTTTCCTTGAGCGACGAATTATTGCGAAGCGCCGGACTTGGACGCCAGCGCGTGGTGCGCGGCGGTCTGGTCGGGGCGGAGCAGGTCGTGGCGGCGCGTGCCGCCAAGGCCCTGCTGCACCTGGAGACTGGCGCGGCCGCAGTCGACATGGAAAGCCACATCGCCGCCGATTACGCCGAAGCGGCCAGGCTGCCGTTCGCCGCGTTGCGCGTGATCAGCGATCCGGCCAGCCGCAGCCTGCCGCAGATGGTGTCCACCGCGATCAAGCCGAACGGCGATATCGACCTGCGCAAGGTTCTGAGTGGGCTGGCGCGTCACCCGACGTCGATCCGGTCGCTGGTCTCGACCGGAATCGACTTCAATCGGGCGCTCCGCAGCCTGCGCGGCTGCCGCAGCTTCGTGCTTGACGCCGTGATTGGCGGCGGCGGCGGCAGCAGCAGCGGCGGCCTCGTCGCGGCGGATCTCTGA
- a CDS encoding S41 family peptidase, translated as MNSRKIQMLSPRSSFLISCVATIAAIVTVASTANAELVSVSAKHSSLDRTTVSKVIGGIALELREGYVFPHLGVQAADAVEKALRDDVYAGVTDPATFAQQLTEQLRAITKDTHMRVIFGSPFGSQPPPAAPQDAGFEVKRLEGNVGYIHLARFVPPEIFRPAADEAMRGLVDTAALIIDMRDNGGGHPASVAYLISFLLDPAKRVHINDLIWRNRGMSTFRTESFWSSPTPVNYIGKPVYVLVGPKTYSAGEEFAYDAQALHCATVIGERTRGGANPGGLKDLGSDLFVVVPTGRAENPVTHGNWGGIGVRPDVQATLEATKEVAVAMAKGQPAPPTAQ; from the coding sequence GTGAACAGCAGAAAGATCCAGATGCTGTCTCCGCGGTCGTCCTTCCTCATTTCGTGCGTCGCGACCATTGCCGCGATCGTCACGGTGGCATCCACCGCAAATGCCGAGCTGGTTTCCGTTAGCGCCAAGCACTCGTCATTGGATCGGACAACCGTAAGTAAGGTGATCGGCGGCATCGCGCTCGAATTGCGGGAAGGCTATGTTTTCCCCCATTTGGGAGTGCAGGCGGCGGATGCCGTGGAGAAGGCATTGAGAGACGACGTCTATGCTGGCGTCACCGATCCAGCGACGTTCGCGCAGCAACTGACCGAACAACTCCGCGCGATCACCAAGGATACCCATATGCGGGTGATCTTTGGCTCGCCGTTCGGCAGTCAGCCTCCGCCTGCCGCGCCGCAGGATGCCGGTTTCGAAGTGAAGCGGCTGGAGGGAAATGTCGGATACATTCACTTGGCGCGGTTTGTTCCGCCCGAGATTTTCAGGCCCGCTGCTGACGAAGCCATGCGCGGTTTGGTTGATACTGCGGCGCTCATCATCGATATGCGGGACAATGGCGGCGGACATCCGGCATCCGTGGCCTACCTGATCAGTTTCCTGCTCGACCCGGCCAAGCGTGTTCATATCAACGATCTGATCTGGCGAAATCGGGGGATGTCGACGTTCAGAACGGAATCGTTCTGGAGTTCTCCGACTCCGGTGAACTATATCGGCAAGCCCGTCTATGTCCTGGTTGGGCCGAAGACCTATTCGGCGGGAGAGGAATTTGCCTACGATGCGCAAGCGCTCCATTGCGCGACTGTCATCGGCGAAAGAACCCGCGGCGGAGCAAACCCGGGCGGTCTGAAAGACCTTGGTTCCGATCTGTTCGTGGTCGTGCCGACTGGAAGGGCGGAAAACCCGGTTACGCACGGCAATTGGGGCGGGATCGGTGTGCGGCCCGACGTTCAGGCTACGCTCGAAGCCACCAAGGAAGTTGCCGTCGCGATGGCGAAGGGCCAACCCGCTCCACCAACGGCGCAGTGA
- the hpnH gene encoding adenosyl-hopene transferase HpnH encodes MAIPFHKELVIGGYLLKQKLLGRKRYPLVLMLEPLFRCNLACVGCGKIDYPDAILDRRMSAQECWDAAEECGAPMVAIPGGEPLIHREIGEIVRGLVARKKFVSLCTNALLLEKKLHLFEPSPYLFFSVHLDGLKEHHDKAVSQPGTFDRALKAIKAARAKGFTVNVNATIFDNHPAEEIAKFLDLTAELGVGVSMSPGYAYERAPDQEHFLNRTNTKNLFRKVFELGKGKKWNFMHSGLFLDFLAGNQSFECTPWGMPARNIFGWQKPCYLLGEGYTKTFKELMETTDWDSYGTGKYEKCADCMAHCGYEPTAATASLNNPLKAAWVALRGIRTSGPMAPEIDLSNQRPAQYIFTEQVQKTLSEIRRDEAAAAAAKHQPQPQASTAA; translated from the coding sequence ATGGCAATACCGTTTCACAAAGAGCTGGTGATCGGCGGCTATCTGCTCAAGCAGAAGCTGCTGGGCCGCAAGCGCTACCCGCTGGTGCTGATGCTGGAGCCGCTGTTCCGCTGCAACCTCGCCTGCGTCGGCTGCGGCAAGATCGACTATCCCGACGCCATCCTGGATCGCCGCATGAGTGCACAGGAATGCTGGGACGCGGCCGAAGAATGCGGCGCGCCGATGGTGGCGATCCCCGGCGGCGAGCCGCTGATCCATCGCGAGATCGGTGAGATCGTGCGTGGCCTGGTGGCGCGCAAGAAATTCGTGTCGCTGTGCACCAACGCGTTGCTGCTCGAGAAGAAGCTGCATCTGTTCGAGCCCTCGCCCTATCTGTTCTTCTCGGTGCATCTCGACGGCCTCAAGGAGCACCACGACAAGGCGGTGTCGCAGCCCGGCACGTTCGACCGCGCGCTGAAGGCGATCAAGGCGGCCAGGGCCAAGGGCTTCACCGTCAACGTCAATGCGACGATCTTCGACAACCATCCGGCCGAAGAGATCGCCAAATTCCTCGACCTCACCGCGGAGCTGGGCGTCGGCGTCTCGATGTCACCGGGCTACGCCTACGAGCGGGCGCCGGATCAGGAACACTTCCTGAACCGCACCAACACCAAGAACCTGTTTCGCAAGGTGTTCGAACTCGGCAAGGGCAAGAAGTGGAACTTCATGCATTCCGGCCTGTTCCTGGACTTCCTGGCCGGCAACCAGTCGTTCGAATGCACCCCCTGGGGCATGCCCGCGCGCAACATCTTCGGCTGGCAGAAGCCCTGCTATCTGCTCGGTGAAGGCTATACCAAGACCTTCAAGGAGCTGATGGAGACCACCGACTGGGATTCCTACGGCACCGGGAAATACGAGAAGTGCGCCGACTGCATGGCGCATTGCGGCTACGAGCCGACCGCCGCGACGGCGTCGCTCAACAATCCGCTGAAGGCGGCGTGGGTCGCGCTGCGCGGGATCCGGACCTCGGGGCCGATGGCGCCCGAGATCGATCTGTCGAACCAGCGTCCGGCTCAGTACATCTTCACCGAGCAGGTCCAGAAGACGTTGTCAGAGATCCGCCGCGACGAGGCCGCAGCGGCCGCCGCCAAGCATCAGCCGCAACCGCAGGCCTCCACCGCGGCCTGA
- the ispH gene encoding 4-hydroxy-3-methylbut-2-enyl diphosphate reductase, producing the protein MSDVRPLEVFLAQPRGFCAGVVRAIEIVERALEKYGPPVYVRHEIVHNKYVVESLKAKGAIFVEELSEVPPKAVTVFSAHGVARSIEEEAAARGLPVLNATCPLVTKVHNQGKRYTAKGRTLILIGHAGHPEVEGTMGQVPGPVLLVQNLDDVAALTLPSDTPVAYITQTTLSVDDTKDIIAALSKRFSDIQGPDTRDICYATQNRQSAVRAMSKLVDLILVVGANNSSNSNRLREIGTEAGIPSYLISDGSELNPEWLAGKKAVGITAGASAPEVLVDDVIEALRRIVPVTVSVLPGREENIEFVLPAELATA; encoded by the coding sequence TTGTCTGACGTTCGCCCTCTCGAAGTCTTTCTTGCCCAGCCACGTGGTTTTTGTGCCGGCGTCGTCCGCGCGATCGAGATCGTCGAACGCGCGCTCGAGAAGTACGGCCCGCCGGTCTATGTTCGGCACGAAATCGTGCACAACAAATATGTGGTGGAGAGTCTGAAGGCGAAAGGCGCGATCTTCGTGGAGGAGCTCTCCGAGGTGCCGCCGAAGGCCGTGACCGTGTTCAGCGCGCACGGCGTCGCCCGCAGCATCGAGGAAGAGGCGGCCGCTCGCGGCCTGCCGGTGCTGAATGCGACCTGCCCGCTGGTCACCAAGGTGCACAACCAGGGCAAGCGCTACACCGCCAAGGGCCGCACCCTGATCCTGATCGGACACGCCGGCCATCCCGAGGTCGAGGGAACCATGGGCCAGGTGCCCGGCCCGGTGCTGCTGGTGCAGAATCTGGACGACGTCGCAGCGCTGACGCTGCCGTCGGACACCCCGGTCGCCTACATCACCCAGACCACGCTCAGCGTCGACGACACCAAGGACATCATCGCTGCGCTTTCGAAACGATTCTCGGATATCCAGGGTCCGGATACACGCGATATCTGCTATGCGACCCAGAACAGACAGTCTGCGGTGCGGGCCATGAGCAAGCTGGTCGATCTGATCCTGGTGGTCGGCGCCAACAACAGTTCCAACTCCAACCGGCTCCGGGAAATCGGCACCGAAGCCGGAATTCCGAGTTATCTGATCTCGGACGGCAGCGAACTCAACCCCGAATGGCTCGCAGGCAAGAAGGCCGTCGGCATCACCGCCGGCGCGTCCGCCCCGGAAGTGCTGGTCGACGACGTGATCGAAGCGCTGCGCCGGATCGTCCCGGTCACCGTGTCGGTGCTGCCGGGCCGCGAGGAGAACATCGAGTTCGTTTTGCCGGCGGAGCTGGCCACGGCCTGA
- a CDS encoding MMPL family transporter has translation MLKSAIVSVVKASTRFASFTVLIGVFLAIASGFYTYQNFGINTDINHLISSDLDWRKRDIAFEKAFDQERLILAVVEAPTPEFANAATAALTEKLSSNHKNFDSVKRLGGGEFFDRNGLLFLPTEEVAKVTGQFQSAVPLIEIMAGDPSIRGLTAALETGLLGVKRGQISLDGAAAPFNTIGQTVEDVLAKRAAFFSWRGLSSPEPLTDGDKRAFIEVKPILDFTELEPGRAATDAIRAAAAELNLAQQFGARVRLTGPVPIANEEFSTVKEGAVVNGIGTVVVVLLILWLALHSSKIIFAVAANLFIGLAITTAVGLMLVDTLNLLSIAFAVLFVGLGVDFGIQFSVRYRSERHKTNDLDKALAQAAEYSAVPLSLAAMSTTAGFLSFLPTSYKGISELGEIAGAGMAIAFISSITVLPALIKLLNPPGEKEPLGYAFLAPVDRFLEVHRVGIIAGTIGVALAGLPLLYYMHFDFNPINLRSPKVESIATFLDLRKDPNTGANAINVLAPSEQAAKDIQAKLAKLPEVSRTLSLDTFVPDDQPAKLKLIEAGAKVLEPALNPEQVDAPPTDQENIESLNSSAEALRRTAGDATGPGAEAARRLATALGALAGADEATRDRAQAVFVTPLKLAFNQLRSLLQAQPVTLDNLPQDIVSSWKTKDGQVRVEVLPTGDPNDNETLRKFAAAVLQAEPTALGGPVSILKSGDTIVASFIQAGLWALLSISVLLWLALRRISDVLLTLVPLLVAGAVTLEICALIGLPLNFANIVALPLLLGIGVAFKIYYVVAWRAGRTNLLQSALTRAIFFSALTTATAFGSLWLSSHPGTASMGKLLALSLLTTLGAVLLFQPALMGKPRHVDETGDTDL, from the coding sequence GTGCTGAAAAGTGCCATCGTTTCCGTTGTGAAAGCCAGCACCCGTTTCGCGTCTTTTACTGTGCTGATCGGCGTATTTCTCGCGATCGCCAGCGGCTTCTATACTTACCAGAACTTCGGGATCAACACCGATATCAATCATTTGATCTCGTCCGACCTCGATTGGCGGAAGCGCGATATCGCTTTCGAGAAGGCGTTTGATCAGGAAAGATTGATCCTGGCGGTGGTCGAGGCCCCGACGCCCGAATTCGCGAACGCCGCGACAGCCGCGCTGACAGAAAAATTATCGAGCAATCACAAGAACTTCGACTCGGTCAAGCGGCTCGGTGGGGGCGAATTCTTCGACCGGAACGGACTGCTGTTCCTGCCGACCGAGGAGGTCGCCAAGGTGACGGGCCAGTTCCAGTCGGCGGTTCCGCTGATCGAGATCATGGCCGGCGATCCCAGCATTCGGGGTCTCACTGCGGCCCTCGAAACCGGCCTGCTCGGCGTGAAACGGGGGCAGATCTCGCTCGATGGTGCTGCCGCACCGTTCAATACGATCGGCCAGACCGTCGAGGACGTCCTCGCCAAGCGTGCGGCTTTCTTTTCCTGGCGCGGTCTCAGCAGCCCCGAGCCGCTGACCGACGGCGACAAGCGTGCCTTCATCGAAGTGAAGCCGATCCTCGACTTCACCGAACTCGAGCCAGGGCGCGCCGCGACTGACGCGATCCGCGCAGCGGCCGCCGAACTCAACCTGGCGCAGCAGTTCGGCGCCAGGGTGCGGCTGACCGGCCCGGTGCCGATCGCCAACGAGGAATTCTCCACCGTCAAGGAAGGCGCCGTCGTCAACGGCATCGGCACTGTCGTGGTGGTGCTGCTCATCCTGTGGCTGGCGCTGCACTCGTCGAAGATCATCTTCGCCGTCGCTGCCAATCTCTTCATCGGTCTGGCGATCACCACCGCGGTCGGATTGATGCTGGTCGACACGCTCAATCTGCTGTCGATCGCCTTCGCGGTCCTGTTCGTCGGCCTCGGCGTCGATTTCGGCATTCAATTCAGCGTCCGCTATCGATCCGAGCGCCACAAGACCAACGACCTCGACAAGGCGCTGGCGCAGGCGGCGGAGTATTCTGCGGTGCCGCTGTCGCTGGCCGCGATGTCGACGACCGCCGGTTTCCTGTCGTTTCTGCCGACCTCCTACAAGGGAATCTCAGAGCTCGGCGAGATCGCCGGCGCCGGCATGGCGATCGCTTTCATCTCCAGCATCACGGTGCTGCCGGCGCTGATCAAGCTGCTCAATCCGCCCGGCGAGAAGGAGCCGCTGGGCTATGCGTTTCTGGCGCCGGTCGATCGCTTCCTGGAGGTTCACCGCGTCGGCATCATCGCCGGCACGATCGGCGTCGCATTGGCCGGTCTGCCGCTGCTCTACTACATGCACTTCGACTTCAACCCGATCAATCTGCGCAGCCCGAAGGTGGAGTCGATCGCGACCTTCCTCGACCTGCGCAAGGATCCGAACACCGGCGCCAATGCCATCAATGTGCTGGCCCCGTCGGAACAGGCCGCCAAGGACATCCAGGCCAAGCTGGCGAAGCTGCCCGAGGTGTCCCGAACGCTGTCGCTCGACACCTTCGTGCCCGACGACCAGCCGGCGAAGCTGAAGCTGATCGAGGCAGGCGCCAAGGTGCTGGAGCCGGCGCTGAATCCGGAACAGGTCGATGCTCCGCCGACCGATCAGGAGAACATCGAGTCGCTGAACAGTTCGGCGGAAGCGCTGCGCAGGACCGCCGGCGACGCCACCGGACCGGGCGCCGAGGCTGCCCGGCGGCTCGCCACCGCGCTCGGCGCGCTCGCCGGCGCCGATGAGGCGACCCGCGACCGGGCGCAGGCGGTGTTCGTGACGCCGCTCAAGCTCGCCTTCAATCAGCTCCGCAGCCTGCTGCAGGCGCAGCCGGTGACGCTGGACAATCTGCCCCAGGACATCGTGTCGTCGTGGAAGACCAAGGACGGCCAGGTCCGCGTCGAAGTGCTGCCGACCGGCGATCCGAACGACAACGAGACGCTGCGCAAATTCGCGGCGGCGGTGCTGCAGGCCGAGCCGACTGCGCTCGGCGGGCCGGTGTCGATCCTGAAGTCCGGCGACACCATCGTTGCGTCCTTCATCCAGGCCGGCCTTTGGGCGTTGCTGTCGATCTCGGTGCTGCTGTGGCTCGCGCTGCGGCGCATCTCGGACGTGCTGCTGACGCTGGTTCCGCTGCTGGTCGCGGGCGCGGTGACGCTGGAAATCTGCGCGCTGATCGGCTTGCCGCTCAATTTCGCCAATATCGTCGCGCTGCCGCTGCTGCTCGGGATCGGCGTCGCATTCAAGATCTACTATGTGGTTGCCTGGCGGGCGGGTCGCACCAATCTGCTGCAATCGGCGCTGACGCGGGCGATCTTCTTCAGCGCGCTGACGACCGCAACCGCGTTCGGCAGCCTGTGGCTATCGAGCCACCCCGGCACCGCCAGCATGGGCAAGCTGCTGGCGCTGTCGCTGCTGACGACGCTGGGCGCGGTGCTGCTGTTCCAGCCCGCGCTGATGGGCAAGCCGCGGCATGTCGACGAGACCGGCGATACAGACCTCTGA
- the hpnO gene encoding aminobacteriohopanetriol synthase HpnO, with translation MPYPQIEVAELFADRESQRSAMHTRHLNEQLVRVLKTIGYDVGFQKGSGQYLFDRDGARYLDLLSGFGVFALGRNHPVLRDALKSVLDSELPNLVQLDVSTLAGVLAERLLELVPYLDKVFFANSGAECVEAAIKFARVATGRTGIVNCDHSYHGLTYGALSLTDDQNFQGGFGPLLPGVTTIPFNDLAALEKVLSTREIAAFIVEPIQGKGVNMPTDEFLPGAAALCKRYGTLLVADEIQTGMGRTGRFLAVEHWNVEPDMVLLSKALSGGHVPVGAVLTRKAIFDKIFNRMDRAVVHGSTFAKNDLAMAAGIATLDVMKHEKLIEAAAKRGAELRLALTRMVPGYEMLKEVRGKGLMIGVEFGPPKSLRLKASWTMLETANKGLFCQLITVPLFKDHKILTQVAGHGLHTIKLLPPLTITEDDCKWIERGFDETIAASHKVPGAIWSLGKTLVDNAVRKSA, from the coding sequence ATGCCATACCCTCAGATTGAAGTCGCCGAGCTGTTCGCCGACCGCGAGTCGCAGCGCAGTGCAATGCATACGCGCCATCTCAACGAGCAGCTCGTGCGCGTGCTCAAGACGATCGGCTACGACGTCGGGTTCCAGAAGGGCAGCGGGCAGTATCTGTTCGATCGTGATGGTGCGCGCTATCTCGACCTGCTCAGCGGTTTCGGCGTGTTCGCACTCGGCCGCAATCATCCGGTGCTGCGCGACGCGCTGAAGAGCGTGCTCGACAGCGAGCTGCCCAATCTGGTGCAGCTCGACGTCTCGACGCTGGCCGGCGTCCTCGCCGAGCGCCTGCTGGAGCTGGTGCCGTATCTCGACAAGGTGTTCTTCGCCAATTCGGGTGCCGAGTGCGTCGAGGCGGCGATCAAGTTCGCGCGCGTGGCGACCGGCCGTACCGGCATCGTCAATTGCGACCACAGCTATCACGGCCTGACCTACGGCGCGCTGTCGCTGACCGACGACCAGAATTTTCAGGGCGGCTTCGGGCCGCTGCTGCCCGGCGTCACCACGATCCCGTTCAACGATCTCGCCGCGCTGGAGAAGGTGCTGTCGACCCGCGAGATCGCGGCCTTCATCGTCGAGCCGATCCAGGGCAAGGGCGTCAACATGCCCACCGACGAATTCCTGCCGGGCGCGGCGGCGCTGTGCAAGCGCTACGGCACGCTGTTGGTCGCCGATGAAATCCAGACCGGCATGGGCCGCACAGGCCGCTTCCTCGCGGTCGAGCACTGGAACGTCGAGCCCGACATGGTGCTGCTATCGAAGGCATTGAGCGGCGGCCATGTGCCGGTCGGCGCGGTGCTGACGCGCAAGGCGATCTTCGACAAGATCTTCAACCGGATGGATCGCGCCGTGGTGCACGGCTCGACCTTCGCCAAGAACGATCTGGCGATGGCCGCTGGCATCGCCACGCTCGACGTGATGAAGCACGAGAAGCTGATCGAGGCCGCCGCCAAGCGCGGCGCCGAGCTGCGGCTGGCGCTGACCCGCATGGTCCCGGGCTACGAGATGCTCAAGGAAGTCCGCGGCAAGGGGCTGATGATCGGCGTCGAGTTCGGTCCGCCGAAATCGCTGCGGCTGAAGGCGTCGTGGACCATGCTGGAGACCGCCAACAAGGGCCTGTTCTGTCAGCTCATCACCGTGCCGCTGTTCAAGGATCACAAGATCCTGACCCAGGTCGCGGGCCACGGCCTGCACACCATCAAGCTGCTGCCGCCGCTGACGATCACCGAGGACGACTGCAAGTGGATCGAGCGCGGTTTCGACGAGACCATCGCCGCCAGCCACAAGGTCCCCGGCGCGATCTGGTCGCTCGGCAAGACGCTGGTCGACAACGCGGTCCGCAAGTCGGCGTGA
- a CDS encoding universal stress protein — MSLKSLVVFVDPTAVCEARLRYAARLAVQHGAHLIGAFVMPNAWQNDRSSSFIQGGGAIREMLERHGLAERKALSDASQRFEALAGRDSPSFEFRVIRDDEVGNLAQLHCLHTDLVLVGHPAPGGLPSGWSPEKMLLSSGVPHLIIPEGWRDGPVATNVLLAWNASREARRAITDSLPILRAAASVAVVVVDAEKNPLHGHEPGAGIAHFLSRHGVKVRVEQLHSKGTPVAEVIRRFAADDQSDLMVLGAYSHSPKRELLFGGVTRSLLSTVTIPTLIAH; from the coding sequence ATGTCACTCAAATCACTGGTCGTCTTCGTTGATCCGACGGCTGTCTGCGAGGCGCGGCTTCGCTATGCCGCGCGGCTGGCCGTGCAGCACGGTGCGCATCTGATCGGTGCTTTCGTGATGCCGAATGCGTGGCAGAACGACCGCTCCAGTTCTTTCATCCAGGGCGGCGGCGCGATCCGGGAGATGCTTGAACGACACGGTCTCGCCGAACGCAAGGCGCTGTCCGACGCAAGCCAGCGCTTCGAGGCGCTGGCGGGCCGCGACTCGCCTTCGTTCGAGTTTCGCGTCATCCGCGACGACGAAGTCGGCAATCTGGCACAGTTGCATTGCCTGCATACGGATCTCGTTCTGGTCGGCCACCCTGCGCCGGGCGGGCTGCCCTCGGGATGGTCGCCGGAAAAAATGCTGCTGTCGTCCGGGGTTCCCCATCTCATCATCCCCGAGGGCTGGCGCGACGGGCCGGTCGCGACCAACGTGCTGTTGGCCTGGAATGCGAGCAGGGAAGCCCGGCGCGCGATCACCGATTCGCTGCCGATCCTGCGAGCTGCGGCGTCGGTGGCCGTCGTCGTCGTCGATGCCGAGAAGAACCCGCTGCATGGCCACGAACCCGGCGCCGGCATTGCGCATTTTCTCAGCCGTCACGGTGTGAAGGTGCGCGTCGAACAATTGCACTCCAAGGGGACGCCGGTCGCGGAGGTGATCCGCCGCTTCGCCGCCGACGATCAGTCCGACCTGATGGTGCTCGGCGCCTACAGCCACTCGCCGAAACGCGAATTGTTGTTCGGCGGCGTGACGCGGTCGCTGCTGAGCACAGTGACGATCCCGACGCTGATCGCGCATTGA
- a CDS encoding TonB-dependent receptor codes for MGGKLPEPGIPHPAQQSITVVDRAQIEQTSPTSLLDILQNVPGVSIARAGGIGGQIYLRGFSSNNWRSPMYIDGDRFRGRNTLQLNYFAPEEIERVEVIRGPGSVVYGSEAMTGLVNVVTRRPEVDPFGPWRIAHGGFSAGYSSVDNGFSTYEWAQAAGLGFDVLGGVSYRKGGNYHTPSGAALNSDYESIGGNLRLGWSPTSNQRFELTLRDYWEEDGRAGGVGGAPGWPYMQVRQQPNQVHMAKLSYAGDFTDQLVQHVEGSFYANYFDTKVATVNTATAGVVTSSVSHVGGPLVIGGRAQGVIPWEPAPWGLVKTTFGIDGFQEWRPGSTSWSVRQTATTTTISPETQTAPDNTQANVGAFMLHEWTPLKLLTLSAGGRYDWFNTTSELSPVSSANALAVLRRNADVTATAPTGSFGATVHVTPILDLLASVGTSYRYPTNSELFAFSATTIPNPELKPETGLTYEGGFQLNFPTATVKVTAFDSHYANFLQTVFVKYNGSSMTQRQNVGHATVNGVEAEWRWQATQSFNLYGNAAWLQATNTDTGAPLPFIAPWKGRVGVQYAPLGSGYSLGAAVDWAGAKTRISPTEEFPTGGYAVPSIYASFDLGVLISRRLGDTKVHLSLQNIFDTSYVSAATYVNRSYAQSMYNPLLEPGRNFTARLTHTF; via the coding sequence ATGGGCGGCAAGCTGCCGGAGCCCGGCATTCCGCATCCGGCGCAGCAGAGCATCACGGTCGTCGATCGCGCTCAGATCGAGCAGACCAGCCCGACCAGCCTGCTCGACATCCTCCAGAACGTTCCCGGCGTGTCGATCGCCCGCGCCGGCGGCATCGGCGGTCAGATCTATCTGCGCGGCTTCTCGTCCAACAATTGGCGCTCGCCGATGTACATCGACGGCGACCGCTTCCGCGGCCGCAACACGTTGCAGCTCAATTACTTCGCGCCCGAGGAGATCGAGCGCGTCGAGGTGATTCGCGGACCCGGCTCGGTCGTCTACGGATCGGAGGCGATGACCGGCCTGGTCAACGTCGTCACGCGGCGACCGGAGGTCGATCCGTTCGGGCCCTGGCGGATCGCGCACGGCGGCTTCTCGGCCGGCTACAGTTCGGTCGACAACGGTTTCAGCACCTATGAATGGGCGCAGGCCGCGGGCCTGGGCTTCGACGTGCTCGGCGGCGTCAGCTATCGCAAGGGCGGCAACTACCACACGCCGAGCGGCGCGGCGCTCAACAGCGACTACGAGAGCATCGGCGGCAATCTGCGGCTGGGCTGGTCGCCGACCTCCAACCAGCGTTTCGAACTGACGCTGCGCGACTATTGGGAAGAGGACGGCCGCGCCGGCGGCGTCGGCGGGGCCCCGGGCTGGCCTTACATGCAGGTCCGCCAGCAGCCGAACCAGGTGCACATGGCGAAATTGTCCTACGCCGGCGACTTCACCGATCAGTTGGTTCAGCACGTCGAAGGCTCGTTCTACGCCAACTATTTCGACACCAAGGTCGCGACCGTGAACACCGCCACCGCAGGGGTCGTCACCAGTTCGGTCAGTCACGTCGGCGGCCCCCTGGTGATCGGCGGCCGGGCCCAGGGTGTGATCCCGTGGGAGCCGGCGCCGTGGGGGCTCGTGAAGACGACGTTCGGGATCGACGGCTTCCAGGAATGGCGCCCAGGCAGCACGTCGTGGTCGGTGCGGCAAACGGCTACGACCACGACGATCTCGCCCGAAACGCAGACCGCGCCGGACAACACCCAGGCCAATGTCGGCGCCTTCATGCTGCACGAGTGGACACCGCTCAAGCTGCTGACGCTGTCGGCCGGCGGCCGGTACGACTGGTTCAACACGACGTCCGAGCTATCTCCTGTCAGCTCCGCGAACGCGCTCGCGGTGCTTCGACGGAACGCGGACGTCACCGCCACCGCGCCGACCGGCAGCTTCGGCGCCACCGTCCACGTGACGCCGATTCTCGACCTGCTCGCCTCGGTCGGCACCTCGTATCGCTATCCGACCAATTCCGAGCTGTTCGCCTTCTCGGCCACCACGATTCCGAATCCGGAACTGAAGCCGGAGACCGGCCTCACCTACGAGGGCGGCTTCCAGCTCAACTTCCCGACCGCCACCGTCAAGGTGACGGCGTTCGACAGCCACTACGCGAACTTCCTGCAGACGGTGTTCGTCAAATACAACGGCTCCTCGATGACCCAGCGGCAGAACGTCGGCCACGCCACGGTGAACGGCGTCGAGGCCGAGTGGCGCTGGCAGGCGACGCAGTCGTTCAACCTGTACGGCAACGCCGCCTGGCTGCAGGCGACCAACACCGACACAGGCGCGCCGCTGCCGTTCATCGCGCCGTGGAAGGGACGTGTCGGGGTGCAATACGCGCCGCTCGGCTCCGGCTACTCGCTGGGCGCGGCGGTCGACTGGGCCGGAGCAAAGACCCGCATCAGCCCCACCGAGGAGTTCCCGACCGGCGGCTATGCGGTCCCGAGCATCTACGCGTCGTTCGATCTCGGCGTGCTGATCTCGCGCCGCCTCGGCGACACCAAGGTGCATCTCAGCCTGCAGAACATCTTCGACACCTCCTATGTGAGCGCGGCGACCTACGTGAACAGGTCCTACGCCCAGTCGATGTACAATCCGCTGCTGGAGCCCGGCCGCAATTTCACCGCCCGGCTCACGCACACATTCTGA